In Macrobrachium rosenbergii isolate ZJJX-2024 chromosome 46, ASM4041242v1, whole genome shotgun sequence, the DNA window agctgtcccgctcgccttctgaggctagaagacagtccggcgctggcgaaaaggtcagaaattcttgCCCACGAGCAGTCTCGTCCTCTAAGGCACCGAAAAGCCTTAGTCCTAGTGTCGAAAGACGTAAGCTTGACTCCTCGTCGAAGCGTCGAAAAGCTTCGAAGAGTCGCAAAAGTGAATGTCGCAAGGCTTCGAAGAGTCATAGACTTGCAAGTTCGCGTAGTGTTTCTCCATCGACTCGTCGCTCTTCTCGACATCGTCGATGTCACAGGATCGTGTCCCCAGAATCTTCGTCAAGACGTTCGACTTCGAAACGTCACTCCCTAAGGGTAAGTTCTTCAgatgagagtagcagcagttcatcttcagtctcttcatcttccagctcttcagatcctccccctcctcgtcatcgcaagtgggatcatgcctctcgacccttaaagaggcaatcttctgataattcctgccctagggacCCTAAACTCTGTAAGAAAAGGACAGCTAGCCCTACACCTGGTTACTCAGCATGGGGTTCTGATCAAGAAGATGCATTTCAGACGCTCCCTCCCAAGTCACCTAAGTCATTCAagatgcctagccctctccagaagGATCTGCCTCAAGTTCccgtgcctcttcctcctcctcctgcacagGAAGTGTC includes these proteins:
- the LOC136830470 gene encoding serine/arginine repetitive matrix protein 1-like codes for the protein MSDSSFSGSRVCAGNLCSSKLVKLKYDRHSLCTACRGQECSQENTCMLVITVVLFVIVFQASLLVFLTFEQRQLSRSPSEARRQSGAGEKVRNSCPRAVSSSKAPKSLSPSVERRKLDSSSKRRKASKSRKSECRKASKSHRLASSRSVSPSTRRSSRHRRCHRIVSPESSSRRSTSKRHSLRVSSSDESSSSSSSVSSSSSSSDPPPPRHRKWDHASRPLKRQSSDNSCPRDPKLCKKRTASPTPGYSAWGSDQEDAFQTLPPKSPKSFKMPSPLQKDLPQVPVPLPPPPAQEVSAPLASSSPSQESSLLEEKLEKVVQSALYSWGPRSCSSSTPGRSWHGTDSFW